A single region of the Leptothrix cholodnii SP-6 genome encodes:
- a CDS encoding ubiquitin-activating E1 FCCH domain-containing protein codes for MAASSRGVPLTGGVTPVSAPASNDIGMQGLQGFGVGICPSIPAGFALLPGTSDPASPNYGNYQCADGSVMVWVPAFWYRIGHAANPTYATWLLNSIDVEPYSAFADVAAAAAAGYALPRAFYNAGAIQPGFFVDKYQCSNNAGVASSLRYGNPLTASSAHAPFAGLTGAPANTLGGAFAAAKTRGARFFPTMRYMHVALALLAMAHAQASASTAWCAWWDGSTTGLAGPKGNNNNALKDANDGAVTYVGDGYLNCGKTGSGVPFAKTTHNGQDCGIADLNGNVWEVSPGITCVASGKSITAATQANPVQITVAAHGFATGAPVMIQSVAGMTQLNDKFYTVTVVDANNLTLDGVNGTAYGAYTSAGTLTSGVWHALNTAADAAALTGGNTLATDAFGVAGVAAHSSPVAYAWSPNAIFDLRYGNGAAQVISPATSGTEWTRANLGLMASAAAIGTSGISAFGQDRYYQFILNELCPLAGGGWAYSSTAGVWAVYWSNARSYSNGTVGLRAASYL; via the coding sequence TGCTGCCCGGCACTTCGGATCCTGCCTCGCCGAACTACGGCAACTACCAGTGCGCTGACGGCTCGGTGATGGTGTGGGTGCCGGCCTTCTGGTATCGCATCGGTCACGCCGCCAACCCGACCTATGCCACCTGGCTGCTCAACAGCATCGACGTCGAGCCGTATTCCGCCTTCGCTGACGTGGCTGCTGCTGCGGCTGCCGGATACGCGCTGCCGCGGGCGTTCTACAACGCGGGGGCCATCCAGCCAGGCTTCTTCGTCGACAAGTACCAGTGCTCCAACAACGCCGGCGTGGCATCCAGCCTGCGATACGGCAACCCGCTGACCGCCTCGTCGGCACACGCGCCGTTTGCGGGTCTGACCGGCGCTCCGGCCAACACCCTGGGTGGCGCGTTCGCTGCGGCCAAGACCCGTGGCGCCCGGTTTTTCCCGACCATGCGCTACATGCATGTCGCCCTCGCGCTGCTGGCGATGGCCCATGCGCAGGCGTCTGCGAGCACGGCCTGGTGTGCCTGGTGGGATGGCTCGACCACCGGCCTGGCGGGCCCGAAGGGCAACAACAACAACGCGTTGAAGGATGCCAACGACGGCGCCGTCACCTATGTCGGCGACGGGTACCTCAACTGCGGCAAGACCGGCTCCGGCGTGCCGTTCGCGAAGACGACCCACAACGGGCAGGACTGCGGCATCGCCGACCTGAACGGTAACGTGTGGGAGGTGTCGCCCGGCATCACCTGCGTCGCGAGCGGCAAGTCGATCACTGCAGCCACGCAGGCCAACCCGGTGCAGATCACCGTGGCGGCGCATGGTTTCGCCACCGGCGCGCCGGTGATGATCCAGTCGGTCGCGGGCATGACGCAGCTCAACGACAAGTTCTACACCGTCACCGTGGTCGACGCCAACAACCTGACCCTCGACGGCGTCAACGGTACCGCCTATGGCGCCTACACGAGCGCTGGCACGCTCACGTCCGGCGTGTGGCATGCGCTCAACACGGCAGCCGATGCGGCGGCGCTCACGGGCGGCAACACGCTGGCCACCGATGCGTTCGGCGTCGCCGGCGTGGCCGCTCACAGCTCGCCGGTCGCGTATGCGTGGTCGCCGAATGCCATCTTCGATTTGCGCTACGGCAACGGCGCGGCGCAGGTGATTTCTCCGGCCACGAGCGGCACCGAATGGACTCGGGCAAACCTGGGGCTCATGGCGAGCGCTGCCGCCATCGGCACCAGCGGGATTTCGGCTTTTGGTCAGGACCGGTACTACCAGTTCATCCTCAACGAGCTGTGTCCGCTCGCCGGCGGGGGCTGGGCGTACTCGTCTACGGCCGGCGTGTGGGCGGTCTACTGGAGCAACGCGCGGTCGTACTCCAACGGCACCGTGGGGCTCCGGGCCGCCTCGTATCTTTGA
- a CDS encoding four helix bundle protein — protein MSLHSEAQLNRKFTEFAKLMNVYLAHFPKAEKYGLAQAIRVAAYDVYALIVECQKRYHKKTTLTNLDVRHEQLRMLLSLANDLGYFGFHGGVKAAPDDGPASAVRRYVAISRLVDELGRMIGGWVKSERKDSQVAATGEAS, from the coding sequence ATGAGCCTGCATTCCGAAGCACAGCTGAACCGCAAGTTCACCGAGTTCGCGAAGCTCATGAACGTCTACCTGGCGCACTTCCCGAAGGCCGAGAAGTACGGTCTGGCGCAGGCGATCCGGGTGGCCGCCTACGACGTCTATGCGCTGATCGTCGAGTGCCAGAAGCGGTATCACAAGAAGACCACGCTCACGAATCTGGACGTCCGCCATGAGCAGTTGCGCATGCTGCTCAGCCTGGCCAATGACCTGGGGTACTTCGGGTTTCATGGCGGAGTCAAGGCGGCTCCGGATGATGGCCCGGCTTCGGCGGTGCGCCGCTACGTGGCGATTTCGAGGCTGGTCGATGAGCTGGGCCGAATGATCGGAGGATGGGTCAAGAGCGAGCGCAAAGACTCGCAGGTTGCGGCAACAGGGGAGGCATCTTGA